The following are encoded together in the Flavobacterium haoranii genome:
- a CDS encoding T9SS sorting signal type C domain-containing protein yields the protein MEGATNAVDNAIDGKILDDTKPMIYSVLNNEAYVIQGRALPFNDTDVVALGFKALEKGTYVINLDNVDGVFSAQDIFIKDKFIGTTHNLKESGYSFISEAGDFKNRFELVYKKASTEIVSNENEVLVFKNNGQIVINSTSEKIANIQVFDIQGKILFQENLKANEYRVKGLTVSNQALIVKIQLSNGEKVAKKIIF from the coding sequence ATGGAAGGTGCAACAAATGCTGTTGACAATGCGATTGATGGTAAGATATTAGACGATACTAAACCAATGATTTACTCTGTTTTAAATAATGAAGCTTATGTTATTCAAGGTCGTGCTTTACCATTTAATGATACTGATGTAGTAGCTTTAGGATTTAAAGCATTAGAAAAAGGAACTTATGTTATTAATTTAGATAATGTAGATGGTGTTTTTTCAGCTCAAGATATCTTTATCAAAGATAAATTTATTGGAACTACTCATAATTTAAAAGAAAGCGGTTATTCATTTATTTCAGAAGCTGGAGATTTCAAAAACAGATTTGAATTGGTTTACAAAAAAGCATCTACTGAAATAGTTTCAAATGAAAATGAAGTTTTAGTATTTAAAAATAACGGACAAATTGTAATTAATTCAACATCAGAAAAAATTGCAAACATCCAAGTTTTTGATATTCAAGGTAAAATTTTGTTTCAAGAAAATTTAAAAGCTAACGAATATAGAGTAAAAGGATTAACAGTTTCAAACCAAGCTTTAATTGTTAAAATTCAGCTTTCAAATGGTGAGAAAGTTGCCAAAAAGATAATTTTCTAA